One window of Dehalobacterium formicoaceticum genomic DNA carries:
- a CDS encoding polyphosphate kinase 2 family protein — MIKDFKFEDFNNPYQEFKRTELGEKLAKLQRRVKDLNIPVLIIVDGWESSGKGYVIKDLIRELDPRTSRVQLFEHPTDEEKARPFLWRFWKRTPKRGNIAIYDRSFYFKVMNDLKIKDEELERDIKDISSIEKQLFDDHMIIIKFFLHQKEKTMGERIEILLNDEHRSFFITERDLNQKNEYEKYLHHFDHILKMSSFSYSPWHIISSEDFKSASKYALGLAIDLIEEGIERCLGGGKNTVSHWRGISPRVKL; from the coding sequence ATGATTAAGGATTTTAAATTTGAAGATTTTAATAACCCATATCAAGAGTTTAAACGTACGGAGCTGGGTGAAAAACTGGCAAAATTACAAAGACGTGTCAAAGATCTCAACATTCCTGTCTTAATTATTGTCGATGGCTGGGAATCCTCCGGAAAAGGTTATGTAATTAAAGATTTGATACGAGAGTTAGATCCCAGAACAAGCAGGGTTCAATTATTCGAGCATCCCACCGATGAGGAAAAAGCAAGACCGTTTTTATGGCGGTTTTGGAAAAGGACACCTAAGAGAGGTAATATTGCGATATATGACAGAAGTTTCTATTTTAAAGTCATGAATGATCTAAAAATTAAGGACGAAGAATTAGAAAGGGATATTAAAGATATTAGTTCCATTGAAAAACAGCTTTTTGATGATCATATGATTATAATTAAATTTTTCCTCCATCAAAAAGAAAAAACCATGGGAGAGAGAATAGAAATTCTGTTAAATGACGAGCACAGAAGTTTTTTTATTACGGAACGCGATTTAAATCAAAAGAACGAATATGAAAAATATTTGCATCATTTTGACCATATTCTCAAAATGTCGAGTTTTAGTTACAGTCCCTGGCATATCATCTCCAGCGAAGACTTTAAATCAGCTTCAAAGTATGCTTTGGGTCTGGCGATCGATTTGATTGAGGAAGGGATCGAGAGATGCCTGGGCGGGGGTAAAAATACAGTCAGCCATTGGAGGGGGATATCCCCCAGGGTAAAATTATAG
- a CDS encoding class I SAM-dependent methyltransferase encodes MDLGPKKKYPLFNRISMVYGLFFNWQVRSYQSILAQVHHDLDLSLYKNVIDIGCGTGALCNALHQYGLDVTGIDPAEKMIEIARKKTKEKMTSNSFGHRSEDQNGRQVLPMKGIKFLQGDVLRGLPFEDKSFDLAFASYVAHGFDSGERRIMYEEMKRISKKLVVLMDYNEGRSNITNIVEWLEGGDYFNFIKTVKDELNEQFGNMKEINTGKRSSLYLCKI; translated from the coding sequence ATGGATTTGGGACCAAAGAAAAAGTATCCCTTGTTTAATCGCATTTCCATGGTTTATGGTCTCTTTTTCAACTGGCAGGTGAGGAGTTATCAATCGATTCTTGCTCAAGTTCATCATGATTTGGATCTATCCCTCTATAAAAATGTGATTGACATTGGATGCGGCACCGGTGCCCTCTGTAACGCATTGCATCAATATGGATTAGATGTTACCGGGATAGATCCGGCGGAAAAAATGATTGAAATCGCCCGGAAAAAGACGAAGGAAAAGATGACAAGCAATTCTTTTGGTCATCGGTCAGAAGATCAGAATGGCAGGCAGGTTCTTCCAATGAAGGGTATTAAATTTTTGCAAGGTGATGTGCTCAGGGGTTTACCCTTTGAGGATAAAAGCTTTGACTTGGCCTTCGCTTCTTATGTGGCTCATGGATTCGATTCCGGGGAAAGACGTATCATGTATGAGGAAATGAAAAGAATTTCCAAAAAACTCGTGGTTCTGATGGACTACAATGAAGGGCGATCCAACATTACTAATATCGTGGAATGGCTGGAGGGCGGCGATTATTTTAATTTTATTAAGACCGTAAAAGATGAATTGAATGAACAGTTTGGGAATATGAAAGAAATCAATACCGGTAAACGTTCGTCCCTGTATTTATGCAAAATATAG
- the mgtA gene encoding magnesium-translocating P-type ATPase: MQKQSSISYWSMPDDAVLSHFHSTMEGLTSEDAAARLKEQGENSINKQKKTSQLMMFVHQFNNPIVIILIIATIISAITGEWIDAGIILIIVLASAFLSYLQEFSASNALEELREKVQVKSLVLRDGKIIEVISKNLVVGDIVELSAGSLVPADGLILESLDFTVNQSILTGESLPTEKRSGVIPEDMVIKDRANCVFMGTNVQNGRAKVLIVETGENTEFGQIANQLTLRPPETDFERGIRHFGYLLTQIMLILTLAVFAINVIFKRPAIDSLLFSVALAVGITPQLLPAIISITLSKGSRIMADNGVIVRRLNAIENFGSMDVLCTDKTGTLTEGTIRIDGAVDANGQESEAVYRLAYINAALQTGMTNTLDDAIVEAKNMDISKVKKQGEIPFDFTRARLSVIVQEDSDSPPTMIVKGSLNSILGICSYVQLGDEVKAKDDTVLKDIEKLYATWSNQGTRILGIAQKNVEIKEKYVIADEQDMILMGFILLSDHPKPDVLETIVDLANNGVSLRIITGDNKLIAMHTAKAVGLDVTGVLTGDELRKLSDESLWNKIETTNIFAEVDPNQKERIILALKKNSHVVGYMGDGINDVPALHAADVSISVNNAADVAKESADLVLLENSLKVLDRGIKLGRTTFGNTLKYIQVTTSANFGNMFSMAFASLFLPFLPLLPKQILLINFLTDFPALTISNDTVDAELLKSPRSWDIKLIRNFMIIFGLISSAFDFLAFAVLLILFKASEEVFQDSWFTVSVLTELLILMVMRTQRPFFKSKPAPMLLYSSILVSIFTFALPYLPFHQLLNIDPIKPQILFSMLIIAGLYIVVTEIAKHYFYRIKSNQ, encoded by the coding sequence ATGCAAAAACAATCTTCTATATCATATTGGAGTATGCCTGATGATGCTGTACTATCACATTTTCATTCGACTATGGAGGGGCTTACATCAGAAGATGCTGCTGCAAGGCTAAAAGAACAAGGGGAAAACTCCATAAATAAACAAAAAAAGACTTCCCAGCTGATGATGTTTGTTCATCAGTTTAATAATCCAATCGTCATTATTTTAATAATTGCAACCATAATATCGGCCATAACAGGTGAATGGATCGATGCAGGCATAATTTTAATTATTGTACTAGCCAGTGCTTTTTTAAGTTATCTGCAAGAATTTAGTGCCAGCAATGCCCTCGAAGAGCTTAGGGAAAAGGTGCAGGTTAAATCCTTGGTTTTACGTGACGGAAAAATAATTGAAGTTATTTCAAAGAATCTGGTTGTCGGGGACATTGTAGAGCTTTCAGCAGGAAGCCTGGTTCCGGCAGATGGCTTGATACTGGAAAGCCTTGACTTCACGGTAAATCAATCTATTCTCACCGGTGAATCACTTCCCACCGAAAAAAGGTCAGGAGTTATTCCTGAAGATATGGTCATCAAGGATCGGGCAAATTGTGTCTTTATGGGAACCAATGTGCAAAACGGAAGAGCAAAGGTTTTAATAGTTGAAACCGGAGAAAACACCGAATTTGGGCAGATTGCAAATCAACTTACATTGCGCCCGCCGGAAACGGATTTTGAAAGAGGCATTCGTCACTTCGGCTATTTGCTGACTCAAATCATGCTGATCCTCACCCTTGCAGTCTTTGCTATCAACGTTATCTTTAAAAGACCGGCCATAGATTCATTGCTTTTTTCTGTAGCCCTTGCAGTCGGCATCACTCCACAATTATTGCCTGCCATAATCAGCATCACCCTTTCAAAAGGGTCACGTATCATGGCAGATAATGGAGTTATCGTACGCCGTTTAAATGCTATTGAAAACTTTGGCAGCATGGACGTATTATGTACCGACAAGACAGGCACCTTAACAGAGGGCACTATCCGTATAGATGGTGCGGTAGATGCTAATGGCCAAGAGTCCGAAGCAGTATATAGATTGGCATATATAAATGCCGCCCTTCAGACTGGTATGACAAATACTTTGGATGATGCCATTGTCGAAGCAAAAAACATGGATATCAGCAAGGTGAAGAAACAAGGTGAAATTCCCTTCGATTTTACGCGGGCGCGATTAAGCGTCATTGTACAAGAGGACAGCGACAGCCCGCCAACAATGATAGTAAAGGGCTCATTGAACAGCATCCTTGGCATTTGCAGCTATGTTCAGCTTGGAGATGAAGTTAAAGCTAAGGATGATACGGTCTTAAAAGACATTGAAAAACTTTATGCAACCTGGAGTAATCAGGGTACCCGGATTCTCGGCATTGCACAAAAGAATGTGGAAATAAAAGAAAAATATGTGATTGCCGACGAGCAGGATATGATTTTAATGGGGTTTATTCTCCTCTCCGATCACCCTAAACCGGATGTATTAGAAACCATAGTCGACCTGGCTAATAACGGAGTCAGCCTAAGGATAATCACAGGGGATAATAAACTGATTGCTATGCATACTGCAAAAGCTGTTGGGCTTGATGTTACCGGGGTATTAACCGGCGATGAGCTTCGGAAGCTAAGCGATGAATCATTGTGGAATAAAATCGAAACAACTAATATATTTGCTGAAGTAGATCCTAATCAAAAGGAACGGATCATCTTAGCATTAAAAAAGAATTCCCATGTTGTTGGATACATGGGGGATGGTATCAACGATGTTCCGGCACTTCATGCTGCGGATGTTAGCATTTCCGTTAACAACGCCGCCGATGTTGCCAAAGAATCGGCAGATCTTGTGTTGTTGGAAAATAGTTTAAAAGTCCTGGATCGCGGAATCAAACTTGGAAGGACAACCTTTGGCAACACCCTTAAATACATTCAAGTGACAACAAGTGCTAACTTTGGCAATATGTTTAGTATGGCATTTGCTTCATTATTCTTGCCATTCTTACCTCTGTTGCCTAAACAAATCTTGCTGATTAATTTTTTAACAGATTTCCCTGCATTAACAATTTCAAATGATACTGTTGATGCTGAATTGTTGAAAAGCCCACGCAGTTGGGACATTAAACTGATTCGCAATTTTATGATTATCTTCGGTTTGATAAGTTCTGCCTTCGATTTCTTGGCCTTTGCTGTTTTACTTATATTATTTAAAGCATCGGAAGAGGTATTTCAAGATAGTTGGTTTACCGTCTCAGTTTTGACAGAATTATTGATTTTAATGGTAATGCGAACCCAGAGGCCATTTTTTAAGAGCAAACCAGCTCCAATGCTGCTGTATTCATCTATATTGGTAAGCATTTTTACATTTGCCCTACCATATTTACCATTTCATCAGTTGCTGAATATCGACCCGATCAAGCCGCAGATTCTATTTTCAATGCTGATAATTGCAGGCTTATACATTGTGGTTACAGAAATTGCAAAACATTATTTCTATAGAATAAAGTCAAACCAGTAG